In the Candidatus Eremiobacterota bacterium genome, one interval contains:
- the ilvD gene encoding dihydroxy-acid dehydratase, translating to MQVRSSSPLRSAAVRTEAVDPTRARSSVVVDGRDRAAARAFYHAVGFNDEELAKPLVLIANTWTDAMPCNFGLRGLADHVKAGVRAAGGTPMEFNTIAISDGITMGTEGMKASLVSRELIADSIELVARAYGFDAIVALVACDKTIPAAGMALLRLDVPGIVLYGGSIAPGRYNGRDVTIGDVFEAIGEHAAGTIGDAELRAIEYAACPGAGACGGQFTANTMATALEFLGLSLVGSASPGATDPRKEKEGYRAGVSVMEMLRSGLTPRAIATRAAFENALAAATGTGGSTNSVLHLIALAREAGVPLTLEDFERISERTPIVADLRPGGKYVALDVDKAGGIQLIAKRMVEGGLVDGRTLTPSGRTLREETANVQETPGQQVVATAERPFKKKGGLRILRGNLAPEGAVVKVAGHEPSRLTGRARVFDREEDAMHALDAREIVPGDVVVIRYEGPKGGPGMREMLGVTSAIVGQGLGDSVSLVTDGRFSGATRGLMVGHVAPEAFAGGPLAAVRDGDTITIDVERGRLEIALTGEEIAERLRTWRAPQPRYADGVFAKYAALVSSASEGAVTRVAATR from the coding sequence CCGCGCCGCGGCCCGCGCGTTCTACCACGCCGTCGGGTTCAACGACGAGGAGCTCGCGAAGCCGCTGGTCCTCATCGCGAACACGTGGACCGACGCCATGCCGTGCAACTTCGGGCTGCGCGGGCTCGCCGACCACGTCAAAGCCGGCGTGCGCGCGGCCGGCGGAACGCCGATGGAGTTCAACACGATCGCGATCTCCGACGGGATCACGATGGGAACCGAAGGGATGAAGGCCTCGCTCGTCTCGCGCGAGCTGATCGCCGACTCGATCGAGCTCGTCGCACGCGCGTACGGCTTCGACGCGATCGTCGCGCTCGTCGCGTGCGACAAGACGATTCCGGCCGCCGGGATGGCGCTGCTGCGGCTCGACGTCCCCGGGATCGTGCTCTACGGCGGCTCGATCGCGCCCGGTCGTTACAACGGCCGCGACGTCACGATCGGCGACGTGTTCGAGGCGATCGGCGAGCACGCGGCCGGCACGATCGGCGATGCGGAGCTGCGCGCGATCGAGTACGCCGCGTGCCCCGGCGCGGGCGCGTGCGGCGGACAGTTCACCGCCAACACGATGGCGACCGCGCTGGAGTTTCTCGGCCTCTCGCTGGTCGGCAGCGCGAGCCCGGGCGCCACCGATCCGCGCAAAGAGAAGGAGGGCTATCGCGCCGGCGTCAGCGTGATGGAGATGCTGCGCAGCGGGCTCACGCCGCGTGCGATCGCGACGCGCGCCGCGTTCGAGAACGCGCTCGCGGCGGCGACCGGCACCGGCGGCTCGACGAACAGCGTGCTGCACTTGATCGCGCTCGCGCGCGAGGCCGGCGTCCCGCTGACGCTCGAAGACTTCGAGCGCATCTCGGAGCGCACGCCGATCGTCGCCGACTTGCGGCCCGGCGGCAAGTACGTCGCGCTCGACGTCGACAAGGCCGGCGGAATCCAACTGATCGCGAAGCGGATGGTCGAGGGCGGGTTGGTCGACGGCCGGACGCTCACGCCGAGCGGGCGCACCTTGCGCGAGGAAACCGCGAACGTCCAGGAGACGCCGGGGCAGCAGGTCGTCGCCACCGCCGAGCGCCCGTTCAAGAAGAAGGGCGGGCTGCGAATCCTGCGCGGCAACCTCGCACCCGAGGGCGCCGTGGTCAAGGTCGCCGGCCACGAGCCGTCCCGGCTCACCGGGCGCGCGCGCGTCTTCGACCGCGAAGAAGACGCGATGCACGCGCTCGACGCGCGCGAGATCGTACCGGGCGACGTCGTCGTCATTCGCTACGAAGGCCCGAAAGGCGGTCCGGGGATGCGCGAGATGCTCGGCGTGACGTCGGCGATCGTCGGACAAGGGCTGGGCGATTCGGTCTCGCTCGTCACCGACGGGCGCTTCAGCGGCGCGACGCGCGGTTTGATGGTGGGCCACGTCGCGCCCGAGGCGTTCGCCGGCGGACCGCTCGCAGCGGTCCGCGACGGCGACACGATCACCATCGACGTGGAGCGGGGCCGCCTCGAGATCGCGCTCACCGGCGAGGAGATCGCCGAGCGGCTGCGCACGTGGCGTGCGCCGCAACCGCGCTATGCCGACGGTGTCTTCGCGAAGTATGCGGCGCTCGTCTCTTCCGCCTCGGAAGGCGCGGTGACGCGCGTGGCGGCAACGCGATGA
- the thrC gene encoding threonine synthase: MISLRCSGCGEQPPDADVLACPLCEELLAFELRTDAISAYAVEDRARLRRASVDARDRSGVWRYRELLPPVADDAITTLREGDVPLIEANRGASYAGVDRLAYLHLGMNPTASFKDAGMTVAISHARERGARVAICASTGNTAASAAAYAARAGMTAVVIAPVDAISAAKVTQTLDYGAHVVAVEGDFDDALRAVRPLDPATVTVVNSVNPYRIEGQKTAAFVLLEQRRWHAPDWVVLPGGNLGNASALGKGFREARGIGLTARLPRLAVVQAAGAAPFARAWREDRELVPVRAQTDATAIRIGAPASWKKARAEVRFSAGTVLDVRDDEIAEARAVIGRDGVGCEPASAASLAGLRQLVSSGTVPRDADVVCVLTGHVLKDTAYAERYHASSAPHANAIVRGTDLADYLNLLLLTRA; encoded by the coding sequence ATGATCTCGCTGCGCTGCAGCGGCTGCGGCGAGCAGCCGCCGGACGCCGACGTGCTCGCGTGCCCGTTGTGCGAGGAGCTGCTGGCGTTCGAGCTCCGCACCGACGCGATCAGCGCGTACGCCGTCGAGGACCGGGCACGGTTGCGCCGGGCGTCGGTCGATGCGCGCGACCGGAGCGGCGTGTGGCGCTATCGCGAGCTGTTGCCGCCCGTCGCGGACGACGCGATCACGACGCTGCGCGAAGGCGACGTCCCGCTGATCGAAGCGAACCGCGGCGCCTCGTACGCCGGCGTCGACCGGCTCGCCTACCTGCATCTCGGAATGAACCCGACCGCGTCGTTCAAGGACGCCGGGATGACGGTCGCGATCTCGCACGCGCGCGAGCGCGGCGCGCGCGTCGCGATCTGCGCGAGCACCGGGAACACTGCGGCGTCGGCGGCGGCATACGCCGCGCGCGCCGGGATGACGGCCGTGGTGATCGCGCCCGTCGACGCGATCAGCGCCGCGAAGGTCACGCAGACGCTCGACTACGGCGCGCACGTCGTCGCGGTCGAGGGCGATTTCGACGACGCGCTGCGCGCGGTGCGCCCGCTCGATCCGGCGACCGTCACCGTCGTGAACAGCGTGAACCCGTACCGCATCGAAGGGCAGAAGACGGCGGCGTTCGTGCTGCTCGAGCAGCGCCGCTGGCACGCGCCGGACTGGGTCGTCCTCCCGGGTGGAAACCTCGGCAACGCCAGCGCGCTCGGCAAGGGGTTTCGCGAAGCGCGCGGGATCGGGCTGACGGCGCGGCTTCCGCGGCTGGCCGTCGTGCAGGCGGCGGGCGCGGCACCGTTCGCGCGCGCGTGGCGCGAGGATCGCGAGCTGGTTCCGGTGCGCGCGCAGACCGACGCGACCGCGATCCGGATCGGCGCGCCCGCGTCGTGGAAGAAGGCGCGCGCCGAAGTGCGGTTCTCGGCCGGCACGGTCCTCGACGTGCGCGACGACGAGATCGCCGAAGCTCGCGCGGTGATCGGGCGCGACGGCGTCGGGTGCGAGCCCGCGTCGGCCGCTTCGCTCGCCGGTCTGCGGCAGCTGGTCTCGAGCGGGACGGTGCCGCGCGACGCCGACGTCGTCTGCGTCCTCACCGGACACGTGCTCAAAGACACCGCGTACGCCGAGCGCTATCACGCCTCGAGCGCGCCGCACGCGAACGCGATCGTGCGCGGCACCGATCTCGCCGACTACCTGAACCTGCTGCTGCTGACGCGCGCGTGA
- the thrB gene encoding homoserine kinase, with the protein MIEFTVSAPASSANLGAGFDAVALALELRMTARVRERAPGSSSEWRYGGPQAPTHDGVRGAVERGIVRIAPAAPPLQVELTNAIPLGAGLGSSAAAHALGVAIGARLVDRPPDDDLLALAVAELEGHPDNALAAWYGGAIVAAHGEDGLSSARFSPPPVSAAVVVPEIALPTEAARALIPQTYARADAVHNVQRAALLGAALASGRVDLLRAAVRDRLHQPYRAGSVPGLEEMLALDDPALVAVALSGAGPSVLALARSGPERIGRALAAIFARHGVRSAVLTPALAATGITITTSERA; encoded by the coding sequence ATGATTGAGTTCACGGTCAGCGCGCCCGCGTCGAGCGCGAACCTGGGCGCGGGATTTGACGCGGTCGCGCTCGCGCTCGAGCTGCGGATGACGGCGCGCGTGCGCGAGCGCGCGCCGGGCTCCTCGTCGGAGTGGCGGTACGGCGGACCGCAGGCGCCGACGCACGACGGTGTGCGCGGCGCGGTCGAACGCGGCATCGTGCGAATCGCGCCGGCCGCGCCGCCGCTGCAGGTCGAGCTGACGAACGCGATCCCGCTGGGCGCGGGGCTGGGGAGCAGCGCGGCGGCGCACGCGCTCGGGGTCGCGATCGGCGCGCGGCTGGTCGACCGCCCGCCCGACGACGACCTGCTCGCGCTCGCCGTCGCCGAGCTCGAAGGCCATCCCGACAACGCGCTTGCCGCATGGTACGGCGGCGCGATCGTCGCCGCGCACGGCGAGGACGGCCTCAGCTCGGCGCGCTTTTCACCCCCGCCGGTCTCTGCGGCCGTCGTCGTCCCCGAGATCGCGCTGCCGACCGAAGCGGCCCGCGCGCTCATCCCTCAGACCTACGCGCGCGCCGACGCCGTCCACAACGTCCAGCGGGCGGCGCTGCTCGGCGCTGCGCTCGCAAGCGGCCGGGTCGACCTGCTGCGGGCCGCGGTCCGCGACCGGCTTCACCAGCCGTACCGGGCGGGGTCGGTTCCGGGCCTGGAGGAGATGCTGGCGCTCGACGATCCCGCGCTCGTCGCGGTCGCGCTCTCCGGGGCCGGGCCTTCGGTGCTTGCGCTGGCGCGCTCCGGGCCGGAGCGGATCGGGCGCGCGCTGGCAGCGATCTTCGCGCGCCACGGCGTGCGCAGCGCGGTCCTGACGCCGGCGCTCGCGGCGACCGGCATCACCATAACGACATCTGAACGCGCGTAG
- a CDS encoding AIM24 family protein — translation MTCPSCQSAIPDGSKFCPSCGAPAPQPIGVGTYTEPIAERDNPKEPITVGDTTVRVEGELVPVADVELGPSTSIYFEHHILLWKQPQVRLGFMGLKNAARRVFAGLQIFISTAQGPGNIAMSREAPGQIVALKLRPGQIVDVREHQFLLATNTVAYDFYWQQGLANVFFSRSGLFIDRFSATNAEGLLLLHGYGNVFEKQLGPGEQIDVEPGAWLWKDSSVRMDTVTVLQSGGGGGIMGALGALVGGASFIINRFTGPGRLGLQSMTYHEPQYEGATQAGGTSNVGNVLGSLFNPRQ, via the coding sequence ATGACCTGTCCGAGCTGTCAAAGCGCGATCCCCGACGGATCGAAGTTCTGTCCCAGCTGCGGCGCGCCCGCCCCGCAGCCGATCGGCGTCGGCACGTACACCGAGCCGATCGCCGAACGCGACAACCCGAAAGAGCCGATCACCGTCGGCGACACCACGGTGCGCGTCGAGGGCGAGCTGGTTCCGGTCGCGGACGTCGAGCTGGGCCCGAGCACCAGCATCTACTTCGAGCACCACATCTTATTGTGGAAGCAGCCGCAGGTGAGACTCGGCTTCATGGGCTTGAAGAACGCCGCGCGGCGGGTCTTCGCGGGCTTGCAGATCTTCATCTCGACCGCGCAAGGTCCCGGCAACATCGCGATGTCGCGCGAAGCGCCCGGACAGATCGTCGCGCTGAAGCTGCGCCCAGGACAGATCGTCGACGTGCGCGAGCATCAGTTCTTGCTCGCGACGAACACCGTCGCGTACGATTTCTACTGGCAGCAAGGCTTGGCGAACGTCTTCTTCTCCCGCAGCGGGCTGTTCATCGACCGTTTCAGCGCCACGAACGCCGAAGGTCTGCTGCTCCTGCACGGCTACGGCAACGTCTTCGAGAAACAGCTCGGCCCCGGCGAGCAGATCGACGTCGAGCCCGGCGCGTGGCTCTGGAAAGACTCCTCGGTCCGGATGGACACCGTCACGGTGCTGCAGTCGGGCGGCGGCGGCGGGATCATGGGCGCGCTCGGCGCGCTGGTCGGCGGCGCGTCGTTCATCATCAACCGTTTCACGGGGCCGGGGCGGCTCGGCCTCCAGTCGATGACGTATCACGAGCCCCAATACGAAGGCGCGACGCAAGCCGGCGGCACGAGCAACGTCGGGAACGTCCTGGGGAGCTTGTTCAACCCCCGCCAGTAA
- a CDS encoding methyltransferase domain-containing protein: MEQRPPGRQRFSVFHRSADEEAGRRAWHHAYAEVFRGFGSVLDVGCGTGVFLDLLRERGVGRVLGVDRDPEMVADTRARGHEARVLDARTQLEALGERFDGIHLAFVIETTDGDEGLAMLRACAALLKPDGLLVVRTLNPRNAAIRDGSFWLEPWSKRPWPLETLHVVLTDLGLRIVGAGNEPEGWQHVYILGRAPAAPRAHDERVAVAFQGEFFAYNSMATVNRELASALREHADVAPVIVPDEPAPEPSVAADPRFGALRAATRRGVPACDVLIRQSNGAADFRRPDGVGALVQILPWEYGTLPRAWVDALREGGADEVWTPTDYCRTMFLDAGIAPERVAVVPNGIDPERFSPERALEPYPLATRAAFKFLYLGGALPRKGVDVLLAAYRSAFTRGDDVALVLKLFGTQTFYQLDDGGAALRAFANEEDAPELLVIDEELSDEDVVRLYRTCDALAFPYRGEGFGLPMLEALACGLPVIATAGGAADAFLDDDVAYRVPAKRVALRGPMRGETLAGEGWWLEPDVDALAATLRHVAAHRDEARAKALRGSQRARTDWTWERAAAVAAERLRGLLARTSETTAR, translated from the coding sequence TTGGAGCAGCGTCCGCCGGGCCGCCAGCGGTTCTCGGTCTTTCATCGCTCCGCCGACGAGGAGGCCGGCCGCCGCGCCTGGCATCACGCGTACGCCGAGGTGTTTCGGGGCTTCGGCTCGGTGCTCGACGTCGGCTGCGGGACCGGGGTGTTTCTCGACCTGCTGCGCGAGCGTGGCGTCGGGCGCGTGCTCGGCGTCGACCGCGATCCGGAGATGGTCGCGGACACGCGCGCGCGCGGACACGAGGCGCGCGTGCTGGACGCGCGCACGCAGCTTGAAGCGCTCGGCGAGCGCTTCGACGGCATTCATCTCGCGTTCGTGATCGAGACGACGGACGGTGACGAAGGGCTCGCCATGCTGCGCGCGTGCGCAGCGCTGCTGAAGCCGGACGGGCTGCTCGTCGTGCGCACGCTGAACCCGCGCAACGCCGCGATTCGCGACGGCAGCTTTTGGCTGGAGCCCTGGTCGAAGCGCCCGTGGCCGCTCGAGACGCTGCACGTCGTGCTGACCGATCTCGGCCTGCGCATCGTCGGCGCGGGGAACGAACCGGAGGGCTGGCAGCACGTCTACATCCTCGGCCGCGCGCCGGCGGCACCGCGCGCGCACGACGAGCGTGTCGCGGTCGCGTTTCAAGGCGAGTTCTTCGCGTACAACTCGATGGCTACGGTGAACCGCGAGCTCGCGAGCGCGCTGCGCGAGCACGCCGACGTCGCGCCGGTGATCGTCCCCGACGAGCCCGCGCCCGAGCCGTCGGTCGCCGCCGATCCGCGCTTCGGTGCGTTGCGCGCCGCGACGCGGCGCGGCGTTCCCGCTTGCGACGTGCTGATCCGGCAGTCGAACGGCGCAGCGGACTTTCGCCGGCCCGACGGCGTGGGCGCGCTGGTGCAGATCCTGCCGTGGGAGTACGGCACGCTGCCGCGCGCCTGGGTGGACGCGTTGCGCGAAGGCGGCGCCGACGAAGTGTGGACGCCGACCGACTACTGCCGCACGATGTTTCTCGACGCCGGGATCGCGCCCGAGCGCGTCGCGGTCGTGCCGAACGGAATCGACCCGGAGCGTTTCTCGCCCGAACGCGCGCTCGAGCCGTATCCGCTCGCCACGCGCGCGGCGTTCAAGTTCCTGTACCTCGGCGGCGCGCTCCCGCGCAAGGGCGTCGACGTGCTGCTCGCCGCGTACCGCAGCGCCTTCACGCGCGGCGACGACGTCGCGCTCGTGCTGAAGCTGTTCGGAACGCAGACCTTCTACCAGCTGGACGACGGGGGCGCCGCGCTGCGCGCGTTCGCGAACGAAGAAGACGCGCCCGAGCTGCTGGTCATCGACGAAGAGCTCAGCGACGAGGACGTGGTGCGGCTCTACCGCACCTGCGATGCGCTGGCGTTTCCGTACCGCGGCGAAGGGTTCGGGTTGCCGATGCTCGAGGCGCTCGCCTGCGGTCTGCCGGTGATTGCAACCGCCGGAGGCGCGGCGGACGCATTCTTGGACGACGACGTCGCCTATCGCGTTCCCGCCAAGCGAGTCGCGCTGCGCGGACCGATGCGCGGCGAGACGCTCGCCGGCGAAGGCTGGTGGCTCGAGCCCGACGTCGACGCGCTCGCGGCAACGCTGCGCCACGTCGCCGCGCACCGCGACGAAGCGCGCGCCAAGGCGCTGCGCGGCTCGCAGCGCGCGCGCACCGACTGGACGTGGGAACGCGCCGCGGCGGTCGCCGCCGAGCGGCTGCGCGGGTTGCTCGCGCGCACGTCCGAAACGACGGCGCGATGA
- a CDS encoding iron-containing alcohol dehydrogenase, protein MNGALSDQRIFERRVLFGPLREALAAVQLRGPIALLGTPRSLGAIEDDMFGGAAVHRFAGARLHNPRDVVEAAGNFVEARGCASVLAIGSSSAIDLGKAVSDGRDLVLALAPSALGGAEMSRGYGVVEGDRKSGGRLRTPAPIVIYDSTLLATLPARELGSIGINAWAHTIEASYAKLQHALGTAAATAAGRRLPRLLKRAATQRDQPLHRALFEAAHLAGFALDARSMGLHHAVCHVIGGLTLIPHGIVNAVVLPHAIRANARLAPHAVDAVTESFGIADLAAEADAIAATYALPRTFAELGAPTNFVERALPRVAEHALLKNNPIVPDRGTLRELLQRAYGG, encoded by the coding sequence ATGAACGGCGCGCTCAGCGACCAGCGGATCTTCGAGCGGCGCGTGCTGTTCGGTCCGCTGCGCGAGGCGCTCGCCGCCGTGCAGCTGCGCGGGCCGATCGCGCTGCTCGGGACGCCGCGTTCGCTCGGCGCGATCGAGGACGACATGTTCGGCGGTGCGGCGGTGCACCGGTTCGCCGGCGCGCGGCTGCACAATCCGCGCGACGTGGTGGAAGCTGCCGGAAACTTCGTCGAGGCGCGCGGGTGCGCGAGCGTGCTGGCGATCGGGAGCTCGAGCGCGATCGATCTCGGCAAAGCGGTTTCGGACGGGCGCGACCTCGTGCTCGCGCTCGCGCCCAGCGCGCTCGGCGGCGCGGAGATGTCGCGCGGGTACGGCGTCGTCGAAGGCGATCGCAAATCCGGCGGCCGCTTGCGCACGCCGGCGCCGATCGTGATCTACGATTCCACGTTGCTTGCGACGCTGCCGGCGCGCGAGCTGGGCTCGATCGGGATCAACGCGTGGGCGCACACGATCGAAGCAAGCTACGCGAAGCTGCAGCACGCGCTCGGCACCGCCGCCGCGACCGCGGCCGGACGGCGCTTGCCGCGGCTGCTGAAGCGCGCCGCGACGCAGCGCGACCAGCCGCTGCACCGCGCGCTGTTCGAGGCCGCGCACCTGGCCGGCTTCGCGCTCGACGCACGCTCGATGGGGTTGCACCACGCGGTCTGCCACGTGATCGGCGGGCTGACGCTGATCCCGCACGGAATCGTCAACGCCGTCGTGCTGCCGCACGCGATCCGCGCCAACGCGCGCCTCGCACCGCATGCGGTCGATGCGGTCACCGAGTCGTTCGGGATCGCGGACCTTGCCGCGGAAGCGGACGCGATCGCCGCCACCTACGCGCTCCCGCGGACGTTCGCCGAACTCGGTGCGCCAACGAACTTCGTCGAGCGCGCTTTACCGCGCGTCGCCGAGCACGCGCTGCTGAAGAACAACCCCATCGTCCCCGACAGAGGGACGCTGCGCGAGCTGCTGCAGCGCGCCTACGGCGGCTGA
- a CDS encoding tyrosine-type recombinase/integrase produces the protein MGKKRGPVYESPEYLSADPEIAAFSEQYLTMRGTTPRTREAYQRDLEHFGAFLKARALGGDPDKKAPPPYEQLAGAAYADILAYQTHLARSRRYAPRSVRRKVATLRTFYKHLRRAGRRSDNPAADAILPKIGKPLPKAMRGDEVAKVFAVTLAGLSEPQRRRDRAILQCLWSCGVRRAELVGLDLNDVDLEGRQLRVIKGKGNKDRYVPMTPEAAAAMRAYLDVRPRASVPAFFVGRGDRRLSAAAVYKIVRTYMTLAGITEYASPHTWRHTVATLMRERGADLLFLKEFLGHESTATTEIYTKLARERLRTEFDKFHPREDV, from the coding sequence ATGGGGAAGAAGCGCGGACCGGTCTACGAGAGCCCGGAGTACCTGTCGGCCGATCCGGAGATCGCGGCCTTCTCCGAGCAGTACCTCACCATGCGCGGGACGACGCCGCGCACCCGCGAGGCCTACCAGCGCGACTTGGAGCACTTCGGCGCGTTTCTGAAAGCGCGCGCGCTCGGCGGCGATCCGGACAAGAAAGCGCCGCCGCCGTACGAGCAGCTGGCCGGCGCGGCGTACGCGGACATCCTCGCCTATCAGACGCACCTGGCGCGCTCGCGCCGCTACGCGCCGCGCTCGGTTCGCCGCAAGGTCGCCACGCTGCGCACGTTCTACAAGCACCTGCGCCGGGCGGGCCGGCGCAGCGACAACCCGGCCGCCGACGCGATCCTCCCGAAGATCGGCAAGCCGCTCCCCAAGGCGATGCGGGGCGATGAGGTCGCGAAGGTGTTCGCGGTCACGCTCGCCGGGCTGAGCGAGCCGCAGCGGCGGCGGGACCGGGCCATCCTGCAGTGCCTTTGGTCGTGCGGGGTGCGGCGCGCCGAGCTGGTCGGGCTCGACCTGAACGACGTCGACCTGGAGGGCCGCCAGCTGCGCGTCATCAAGGGCAAGGGCAACAAGGATCGCTACGTGCCGATGACGCCCGAGGCGGCGGCAGCGATGCGCGCCTACCTCGACGTGCGCCCGCGCGCCAGCGTCCCGGCGTTCTTCGTCGGGCGCGGCGACCGCCGGCTCAGCGCGGCAGCCGTGTACAAGATCGTGCGAACGTACATGACGCTCGCCGGGATCACCGAGTATGCTTCACCGCACACCTGGCGGCACACGGTGGCGACGCTCATGCGCGAGCGTGGTGCGGATCTTCTGTTCCTCAAAGAGTTTCTCGGTCACGAGTCGACCGCGACGACCGAGATCTACACCAAGCTCGCGCGCGAGCGCTTACGCACGGAGTTCGACAAGTTCCATCCGCGCGAGGACGTCTAG
- a CDS encoding lmo0937 family membrane protein translates to MAGLIWGIIVILFIFWLLGFLLHFGGGLIHLLIVIAIVLLVFNIITGRGARI, encoded by the coding sequence ATGGCCGGACTCATCTGGGGAATCATCGTCATCCTGTTCATCTTCTGGCTGCTCGGCTTCTTGCTGCACTTCGGCGGCGGGCTGATCCATCTGCTGATCGTCATCGCCATCGTGCTGCTGGTGTTCAACATCATCACCGGCCGCGGCGCACGAATATAG
- a CDS encoding 2-dehydropantoate 2-reductase, with protein sequence MRIGIVGAGALGTLFGQRLAASNDVILLERKRDVVETVNREGLKIDGEARAARATSEPRELFGVQVLFVFVRATDTLRALRPFANELSPATAIVSLQNGLGNEEAIKTSLGSMISLVIGATTESALTVGSADAKRIGDGTTVLGSAGASPATVNRVVALLVDAGLHASAAYDIRPHLWGKLIANAAINPVAALLDRHNGVVLTDAHAGDVARSLAQEAATVANAMRIPLPFTDPWSYVRTIVEQTAELDNSMLYDLRAGVPTEVDFINGAVVAAGRRAAVPTPYNETLTALVKAREATRPVV encoded by the coding sequence ATGAGAATCGGAATAGTGGGCGCGGGCGCGCTCGGGACGTTGTTCGGGCAGCGGCTGGCCGCTTCTAACGACGTGATCCTGCTCGAGCGGAAGCGCGACGTCGTCGAGACGGTCAACCGCGAGGGGCTGAAGATCGACGGCGAGGCGCGGGCCGCGCGGGCGACCAGCGAGCCGCGCGAGCTGTTCGGCGTGCAGGTGCTGTTCGTGTTCGTGCGCGCGACCGACACGCTCCGCGCGCTGCGCCCGTTCGCGAACGAGCTGAGTCCGGCGACGGCGATCGTCTCGCTGCAGAACGGCCTGGGCAACGAAGAGGCGATCAAAACCTCGCTCGGCTCGATGATCTCGCTGGTCATCGGCGCGACGACCGAGTCGGCGCTCACGGTCGGCTCGGCCGACGCCAAGCGGATCGGCGACGGCACGACGGTGCTCGGCAGCGCCGGCGCTTCGCCCGCAACCGTGAACCGCGTCGTCGCGCTGCTCGTCGACGCCGGCCTGCACGCGAGCGCGGCGTACGACATCCGCCCGCACCTATGGGGCAAGCTGATCGCGAACGCGGCGATCAACCCGGTCGCCGCGCTGCTCGACCGGCACAACGGCGTGGTGCTGACCGACGCGCACGCCGGCGACGTCGCGCGCTCGCTGGCGCAGGAAGCGGCGACCGTCGCGAACGCGATGCGGATCCCGCTCCCGTTTACCGACCCGTGGTCGTACGTGCGCACGATCGTCGAGCAGACGGCCGAGCTCGACAACTCGATGCTCTACGACCTGCGCGCCGGCGTCCCGACCGAGGTCGACTTCATCAACGGAGCGGTCGTCGCGGCGGGCCGCCGCGCCGCGGTCCCGACGCCGTACAACGAGACGCTGACCGCGCTCGTCAAAGCCCGCGAGGCGACCCGGCCGGTCGTTTAA
- a CDS encoding rhomboid family intramembrane serine protease, translating into MIPIGDDEHRLSGGSFVLYGLLFVNVYVWVLELSAPDPDAFILAYATIPYDVTHWVVLPPPSPQFPPLTIVTSMFLHGGWLHIGFNMLFLFVFGRAVEAVCGHLRFFVFYLLCGIAGGIAQVAVAPGSHVPALGASGAIAGVLGAYLVNFPFASVRTIVPVFVIPLFVRLPAIMVIGVWALTQFLDGFGTISSRAAESTGGIAYFAHIGGFLAGVLLIGLMSKKKKMKIRAW; encoded by the coding sequence GCGGTTCGTTCGTCCTCTACGGTTTGCTCTTTGTCAACGTGTACGTGTGGGTCCTCGAGCTGAGCGCGCCGGATCCCGACGCGTTCATCCTCGCCTATGCGACGATCCCGTACGACGTCACGCACTGGGTCGTGCTGCCGCCGCCCTCGCCGCAGTTTCCGCCGCTCACGATCGTCACCTCGATGTTCCTGCACGGCGGCTGGCTGCACATCGGATTCAACATGCTGTTCCTGTTCGTGTTCGGGCGGGCGGTCGAGGCGGTCTGCGGCCACCTCCGGTTCTTCGTGTTCTACCTGCTGTGCGGGATCGCCGGCGGGATCGCGCAGGTCGCGGTCGCGCCGGGCAGCCACGTCCCCGCGCTCGGAGCCTCCGGCGCGATCGCGGGCGTGCTCGGCGCGTACCTGGTGAACTTTCCGTTCGCCTCGGTGCGCACGATTGTCCCCGTCTTCGTCATCCCGCTGTTCGTGCGGCTCCCGGCGATCATGGTCATCGGCGTCTGGGCGCTCACGCAGTTCCTCGACGGCTTCGGCACGATCAGCAGCCGCGCGGCGGAGTCGACCGGCGGGATCGCGTACTTCGCCCACATCGGCGGCTTCCTCGCGGGGGTTCTCCTGATCGGTCTCATGTCGAAGAAGAAGAAGATGAAGATACGAGCATGGTGA